A part of Myxococcus landrumus genomic DNA contains:
- the proS gene encoding proline--tRNA ligase, whose translation MAEKLTPREKGFSEWYVDLVQKAKLADYSDVKGCMVIRPNGYAIWENMQRVLDKMFKDLGHKNAYFPLLIPESYLKKEAEHVEGFNPQLAVVTHAGGAKLEEPYVIRPTSETIINRSFAKWVQSYRDLPLLINQWANVMRWEMRTRLFLRTTEFLWQEGHTCHETEEDAEKETLQMLEVYRTFAEDYMAMPVMTGRKSESERFAGALRTYSIEAMMQDKKALQAGTSHNLGQNFAKAFETKFQGRDGREHFVWQTSWGVSTRLIGGLIMTHSDDSGLIVPPKLATNHVVIIPIAGKATDVEKAQVLAKSHALAADLRKAGLGVVVDDDESKGPGFKYFEHELVGTCVRIEIGPKDLAKDSCVMVRRDLKQKEFIPLGEAVTKAQAMLDDMQKALFQKAKDFRDSHTFEVNSYEEMKEKADAGFLLAHWNLDAKVEARIKEETGLTTRNRPFALKQEPGKCVVTGEPSPGRIVFSKAY comes from the coding sequence ATGGCCGAGAAGCTCACGCCCCGCGAAAAGGGCTTTTCCGAGTGGTACGTCGACCTGGTCCAGAAGGCGAAGCTCGCCGACTACTCGGACGTGAAGGGCTGCATGGTCATCCGGCCCAACGGCTATGCCATCTGGGAGAACATGCAGCGCGTCCTGGACAAGATGTTCAAGGACCTGGGCCACAAGAACGCCTACTTCCCGCTGCTCATCCCCGAGAGCTACCTGAAGAAGGAGGCCGAGCACGTCGAGGGCTTCAACCCCCAGCTCGCCGTCGTCACCCACGCGGGCGGCGCCAAGCTCGAGGAGCCCTACGTCATCCGGCCCACGTCGGAGACCATCATCAACCGCAGCTTCGCCAAGTGGGTGCAGAGCTACCGGGACCTGCCCCTGCTCATCAACCAGTGGGCGAACGTCATGCGCTGGGAGATGCGCACCCGCCTGTTCCTGCGCACCACCGAGTTCCTCTGGCAGGAAGGCCACACCTGTCACGAGACGGAAGAGGACGCGGAGAAGGAGACGCTCCAGATGCTGGAGGTCTACCGCACCTTCGCCGAGGACTACATGGCCATGCCCGTGATGACGGGCCGCAAGTCGGAGTCGGAGCGGTTCGCCGGCGCCCTGCGCACCTACAGCATCGAGGCCATGATGCAGGACAAGAAGGCCCTGCAGGCTGGCACCAGCCACAACCTGGGCCAGAACTTCGCCAAGGCCTTCGAGACGAAGTTCCAGGGCCGCGACGGCCGCGAGCACTTCGTCTGGCAGACGTCGTGGGGTGTCTCCACGCGCCTCATCGGCGGCCTCATCATGACCCACTCGGATGACTCGGGTCTCATCGTCCCGCCGAAGCTCGCCACCAACCACGTGGTCATCATCCCCATCGCGGGCAAGGCCACGGACGTGGAGAAGGCCCAGGTGCTCGCCAAGAGCCACGCGCTCGCCGCGGACCTGCGCAAGGCGGGCCTGGGCGTCGTGGTGGACGACGACGAGAGCAAGGGCCCGGGCTTCAAGTACTTCGAGCACGAGCTCGTCGGCACCTGCGTGCGCATCGAGATTGGCCCCAAGGACCTGGCCAAGGACTCGTGCGTCATGGTCCGCCGCGACCTGAAGCAGAAGGAGTTCATCCCGCTGGGCGAGGCCGTCACCAAGGCGCAGGCCATGCTGGACGACATGCAGAAGGCCCTGTTCCAGAAGGCGAAGGACTTCCGCGACTCGCACACCTTCGAGGTCAACTCCTATGAGGAGATGAAGGAGAAGGCGGACGCGGGCTTCCTGCTGGCGCACTGGAACCTGGACGCCAAGGTGGAGGCGCGCATCAAGGAGGAGACGGGCCTCACCACGCGCAACCGGCCCTTCGCCCTCAAGCAGGAGCCGGGCAAGTGCGTCGTCACCGGTGAGCCCTCGCCGGGCCGCATCGTGTTCTCCAAGGCGTACTGA
- a CDS encoding MXAN_6652 family MXYO-CTERM-anchored protein, translating to MRSFLPSLGVAGAMAACLVSGSAFAYATGQTGHSGKDSALTCASSGCHTRSGTTGPTVTIDGPASLEPGQTGNYSLIIKGGPAVRGGFNVAVDGSGTLTGGSGSKKVAGELTHTGPKPFANGEVRFDFSLVAPATGTTLTLYGAGNSVNGNADETGDSSATTTLKVKVGDGGGGGGEDEDKGGCSATGGVPLLGAALMLLGARLRRRGA from the coding sequence ATGCGGTCGTTTCTTCCGTCTCTCGGAGTTGCCGGTGCGATGGCGGCGTGCCTCGTGTCTGGCTCTGCGTTCGCGTATGCCACCGGCCAGACGGGCCACAGCGGCAAGGACTCGGCGCTGACGTGCGCGTCGTCGGGCTGCCACACCCGCTCCGGCACCACGGGCCCCACGGTGACCATCGACGGTCCTGCGTCCCTCGAGCCCGGGCAGACGGGCAACTACTCCCTCATCATCAAGGGCGGCCCCGCGGTTCGCGGCGGCTTCAACGTCGCCGTGGATGGCTCCGGCACCCTCACCGGGGGCTCCGGCTCCAAGAAGGTCGCGGGCGAGCTCACCCACACGGGCCCCAAGCCCTTCGCCAACGGAGAGGTCCGCTTCGACTTCTCCCTCGTGGCCCCCGCCACTGGCACCACGCTCACGCTGTACGGCGCGGGCAACTCGGTGAACGGCAACGCCGACGAGACGGGTGACTCCTCGGCCACCACCACGCTCAAGGTGAAGGTGGGCGACGGCGGTGGTGGCGGCGGTGAGGACGAGGACAAGGGCGGCTGCTCCGCCACGGGCGGCGTGCCGCTGCTCGGCGCCGCGCTGATGCTGCTCGGTGCGCGCCTGCGCCGCCGCGGCGCCTGA
- a CDS encoding trypsin-like peptidase domain-containing protein: MKRSRRAVVLGLVLTLAGCRKGKDEAPAPLPPTPAEAPAPGAAAPTKQQTPPPDMQQALSSIAPLVESVKAAVVNVEVRDAAPAHQESPWNGEGPDSPFGEEMPFGAPFGGPREDAPRQGLGSGFVVDPRGLVLTNNHVVEGATQIRVQFPDGREMDAKVLGRDPLTDVAVLKLQGDVKGLPVVRLGNSDAMRVGDWVVAIGNPFGLASSVSLGIVSAKARDIQAGPFDDFLQTDAAINPGNSGGPLFNLQGEVVGINTAIAGQGSGIGFAVPSSLVKELLPQLEKQGSVTRGWLGVAVQELTPDLGSALGVPTGKGAVVTEVNEGTPAAEAGLKPDDVIVSAGGHAIASGHALTRTIALKAPGSTLPLTLYRGGKKQELEVKLGTRPDLEGVASREPSPEKEASPQQRVGLSLSDMDARMARAQDLPRAGALVTEVVPGSTAERAGLVPGMVVVEAAGEPVRRAADLARVVRDAPPGESLLLRVAVPGGGRVLRALTVPKQ; encoded by the coding sequence ATGAAGCGAAGCCGACGCGCGGTGGTCCTGGGTCTGGTCCTGACGCTCGCGGGCTGCCGCAAGGGAAAGGACGAAGCCCCCGCCCCTCTTCCGCCGACGCCCGCTGAAGCGCCCGCGCCAGGCGCGGCGGCCCCGACGAAGCAGCAGACGCCTCCGCCAGACATGCAGCAGGCGCTGAGCTCCATCGCGCCGCTGGTGGAGTCGGTGAAGGCCGCCGTCGTCAACGTGGAGGTGCGCGACGCCGCGCCGGCCCACCAGGAGTCTCCCTGGAACGGCGAGGGCCCGGACTCACCGTTCGGCGAGGAGATGCCCTTCGGCGCGCCCTTCGGAGGGCCTCGCGAGGACGCGCCTCGCCAGGGCCTGGGCTCCGGCTTCGTCGTGGACCCTCGCGGGCTGGTGCTCACCAACAACCACGTGGTGGAAGGTGCCACCCAGATTCGAGTGCAATTCCCTGACGGGAGGGAGATGGACGCCAAGGTGCTGGGCCGGGACCCGCTCACGGACGTGGCGGTGCTCAAGCTCCAGGGCGATGTGAAGGGGCTCCCCGTGGTGCGCCTGGGGAACTCGGACGCGATGCGCGTGGGCGACTGGGTGGTGGCCATCGGCAACCCGTTCGGCCTGGCCTCCAGCGTCAGCCTGGGCATCGTCTCCGCCAAGGCCCGCGACATCCAGGCGGGCCCCTTCGACGACTTCCTCCAGACGGACGCGGCCATCAACCCGGGCAACTCCGGCGGCCCGCTGTTCAACCTTCAAGGCGAGGTGGTGGGCATCAACACCGCCATCGCGGGCCAAGGCTCGGGCATCGGCTTCGCGGTGCCCAGCTCGCTGGTGAAGGAGCTGCTGCCCCAGTTGGAGAAGCAAGGCTCCGTCACGCGCGGCTGGTTGGGAGTCGCCGTGCAGGAGCTGACACCAGACCTGGGCAGCGCGCTGGGCGTGCCCACCGGCAAGGGCGCCGTCGTCACCGAGGTCAACGAAGGCACTCCCGCCGCCGAGGCGGGGCTGAAGCCCGACGACGTCATCGTCTCGGCGGGCGGGCACGCCATCGCCTCCGGCCACGCGCTCACGCGGACGATTGCGCTCAAGGCGCCGGGCTCCACGCTGCCGCTCACGCTCTACCGGGGCGGCAAGAAGCAGGAGCTGGAAGTGAAGTTGGGGACCCGTCCGGACCTGGAGGGCGTGGCGTCGCGCGAGCCCTCGCCGGAGAAGGAGGCCTCGCCGCAACAACGCGTGGGGCTGAGCCTGTCGGACATGGACGCGCGGATGGCTCGGGCGCAGGACCTGCCGCGCGCGGGGGCGCTCGTGACGGAGGTGGTGCCGGGCTCCACCGCCGAGCGCGCGGGCCTGGTGCCGGGCATGGTGGTCGTGGAGGCCGCTGGCGAGCCCGTGCGCCGGGCCGCGGACCTGGCGCGCGTGGTGCGGGATGCGCCGCCGGGCGAGTCCCTGCTCCTGCGCGTCGCGGTGCCCGGCGGAGGCCGCGTGCTGCGCGCCCTCACCGTGCCGAAGCAGTGA
- a CDS encoding glycosyl hydrolase family 18 protein produces the protein MRRSKWLIGTLVTALTAAGCGEVPTQQHSEGPGSVMKAPLLAEWAAGVAYAVGAQVTYGGRLYQCRLAHTSQADWTPSAVPALWLDLGTSGGDPTAPTVTLSASATNITAAGPVTLTATASDNVGVTRVELLENGTVVGTSNSYTRQFTGNAQNGTYTYVFRAYDAAGNVGTQQVVVTVAIPGTGDPIPPTVTLSASATSITAAGPLTLTATASDNVGVKRVELLENGSVVGTGNSYTRQFSSSGQNGTYTYVFRAYDEAGNVGTQQVVVTVAIGGTGGGKKVVAYFTQWGIYGRNYQVSHIPVTKVTHINYAFSNISADGRCAIGDAFADLDKGGGWPGEWDPGQIRGNFRAFKELKKSHPNLKLLISVGGWTWSKYFSQVAASASSRATFVKSCVDMFIKGQFPNVTPANGVGIFDGIDIDWEYPVGGGLGGNTNSPADKQNYTLLMQEFRTQLNAVTAQTGKPYLLTIATGASPDLLVNKQETKALADTLDWINVMSYDYHGAFEPTVNFHSGLLKVDGDPQAHTGFYTDGTIAKMLELGVNPAKIVVGVPFYGRGWGSVPNVNNGLFQQGVPTKGTWDDGQSGLTGVFDYKDLKNNYERSGSGYTKFVHPQAKQAYVYSPSTRVWIAYDDPSTINAKSDYIISKGLGGAMFWELSGDDGTLLNTLSSRMLQ, from the coding sequence ATGCGTCGCAGCAAGTGGCTTATCGGAACGTTGGTCACGGCCCTGACGGCGGCCGGATGTGGAGAGGTTCCCACTCAACAGCACAGCGAGGGCCCCGGCAGTGTGATGAAGGCCCCGCTCCTCGCGGAGTGGGCGGCCGGTGTCGCGTACGCGGTAGGCGCTCAGGTGACCTACGGAGGCCGGCTCTACCAGTGCCGGCTGGCGCACACCTCGCAGGCGGACTGGACGCCTTCCGCCGTCCCCGCCCTGTGGTTGGACCTGGGGACGAGCGGCGGGGACCCGACCGCGCCCACCGTCACGCTGAGCGCCAGCGCGACGAACATCACCGCGGCGGGCCCGGTGACGTTGACGGCCACCGCGTCGGACAACGTGGGCGTCACCCGCGTGGAGCTGCTCGAGAACGGCACGGTGGTGGGCACCAGCAACAGCTACACGCGCCAGTTCACCGGCAACGCGCAGAACGGCACGTACACGTACGTCTTCCGCGCGTACGACGCGGCCGGCAACGTGGGCACGCAGCAGGTCGTCGTCACCGTGGCGATTCCCGGCACCGGCGACCCGATTCCCCCCACCGTCACGCTGAGCGCCAGCGCGACGAGCATCACCGCGGCGGGCCCGCTGACGCTGACGGCCACCGCGTCGGACAACGTGGGCGTCAAGCGCGTGGAGCTGCTGGAGAACGGCTCCGTCGTGGGCACCGGCAACAGCTACACGCGCCAGTTCAGCAGCAGCGGGCAGAACGGCACGTACACGTACGTCTTCCGGGCCTATGACGAGGCCGGCAACGTGGGCACGCAGCAGGTCGTCGTCACGGTGGCCATCGGCGGCACCGGCGGCGGCAAGAAGGTGGTGGCGTACTTCACGCAGTGGGGCATCTACGGCCGCAACTACCAGGTCTCCCACATCCCCGTGACGAAGGTGACGCACATCAACTATGCGTTCTCCAACATCTCCGCGGACGGCCGCTGCGCCATCGGAGATGCGTTCGCGGACCTGGACAAGGGCGGCGGGTGGCCGGGTGAGTGGGACCCCGGTCAGATTCGCGGCAACTTCCGCGCATTCAAGGAGCTGAAGAAGTCGCACCCGAACCTCAAGCTGCTCATCTCCGTGGGCGGCTGGACGTGGTCCAAGTACTTCTCGCAGGTGGCGGCCTCCGCGTCCTCGCGCGCCACGTTCGTGAAGTCCTGCGTCGACATGTTCATCAAGGGCCAGTTCCCCAACGTGACGCCGGCGAACGGCGTGGGCATCTTCGACGGCATCGACATCGACTGGGAGTACCCGGTGGGCGGCGGCCTGGGCGGCAACACCAACAGCCCGGCGGACAAGCAGAACTACACGTTGCTGATGCAGGAGTTCCGCACCCAGCTCAACGCGGTGACGGCGCAGACGGGCAAGCCCTACCTGCTCACCATCGCCACGGGCGCGTCGCCGGACCTGCTGGTGAACAAGCAGGAGACGAAGGCCCTGGCGGACACGCTCGATTGGATCAACGTGATGAGCTACGACTACCACGGCGCCTTCGAGCCCACGGTGAACTTCCACTCCGGCCTCCTCAAGGTGGACGGAGACCCGCAGGCGCACACGGGCTTCTACACGGACGGCACCATCGCGAAGATGCTCGAGCTGGGCGTCAACCCCGCGAAGATTGTCGTCGGTGTCCCGTTCTACGGTCGCGGCTGGGGCAGCGTGCCCAACGTGAACAACGGCCTGTTCCAGCAAGGTGTCCCCACCAAGGGCACCTGGGATGATGGCCAGTCGGGCCTGACGGGTGTGTTCGACTACAAGGACCTCAAGAACAACTACGAGCGCTCGGGCTCCGGCTACACCAAGTTCGTGCACCCGCAGGCGAAGCAGGCCTACGTCTACAGCCCGTCCACCCGCGTGTGGATTGCGTATGACGACCCGTCCACCATCAACGCGAAGTCGGACTACATCATCAGCAAGGGCCTGGGCGGCGCGATGTTCTGGGAGCTGAGCGGCGACGACGGCACGCTCCTCAACACCCTCTCCTCGCGCATGCTCCAGTAG
- a CDS encoding YdcF family protein, with protein MPPLSMSARPGRVRRFVVVSVGVMTCGVFGVAWWVDRFGQRERAAPSDAVVVLGARVLAGGVASGPLRARTEKAVELYKSGVAPRLIFSGGVGVNPPSEARVMMELATRMGVPPEACTLEESSHSTADNARLTAKLLRELNARRVVVVSDPYHLLRARQYFRLNGFEVTTSPALLTERNIHLVDRAYWTVREAVALLLHPLVLWAREPQDAASPDVTASAR; from the coding sequence GTGCCTCCCCTTTCGATGAGTGCGCGGCCCGGACGTGTCCGCCGGTTCGTCGTCGTGTCCGTGGGCGTGATGACGTGCGGCGTCTTCGGCGTGGCGTGGTGGGTGGACCGCTTCGGCCAGCGCGAGCGCGCCGCGCCCTCCGACGCCGTGGTGGTGCTGGGCGCCCGCGTGCTGGCGGGAGGTGTCGCGTCGGGGCCGCTCCGGGCTCGCACGGAGAAGGCCGTCGAGCTGTACAAGAGTGGCGTGGCGCCTCGGCTCATCTTCTCCGGCGGCGTGGGGGTGAATCCGCCCTCGGAGGCGCGGGTGATGATGGAGCTGGCGACCCGGATGGGCGTGCCACCGGAGGCGTGCACGCTGGAGGAGTCCAGCCACTCCACCGCGGACAACGCGCGCCTGACGGCGAAGCTCCTGCGCGAGCTGAACGCCCGGCGCGTCGTCGTGGTGTCGGACCCGTATCACCTCTTGCGCGCGCGCCAGTACTTCCGGCTCAACGGCTTCGAGGTGACCACCAGCCCCGCGCTGCTGACGGAGCGCAACATCCACCTGGTGGACCGGGCCTACTGGACGGTGCGCGAGGCCGTGGCGCTGCTGCTGCACCCGCTCGTGTTGTGGGCTCGCGAGCCCCAGGACGCAGCGAGTCCGGACGTCACTGCTTCGGCACGGTGA
- the modA gene encoding molybdate ABC transporter substrate-binding protein produces MRTMSRLCVTFLVLVAVSVRAEEALVFAAASTTDVLQELRPAFAKATGHSVVLALGSSGDLARQAMAGAPADAFLSADVARMDAVQAAGLVQPGTRRDLLSNKLVVVVPVDAKRSPGKPEDLKGVKRLSLADPALVPAGLYAKAWLEKVGLWKDVTSKVVPALDVRGALAAVEAGRVDAGVVYATDAAQSKKVRVAFEVPTADAPRIVYPVAVLTKGKSPEAGRAFVRFLQSEPARAAFARHGFVVLASDTETRAR; encoded by the coding sequence ATGCGTACCATGTCCAGGCTGTGCGTCACTTTCCTGGTGCTCGTGGCGGTGTCCGTGCGAGCCGAGGAGGCGCTCGTGTTCGCCGCGGCCAGCACCACGGATGTGCTCCAGGAGCTGCGGCCCGCGTTCGCGAAGGCCACGGGACACTCGGTGGTGTTGGCGCTGGGCTCCTCGGGCGACCTGGCGCGTCAGGCGATGGCGGGGGCTCCCGCGGACGCCTTCCTCTCCGCGGATGTGGCGCGGATGGACGCGGTCCAGGCCGCGGGTCTCGTGCAACCCGGAACGCGGAGGGACCTCTTGTCCAACAAGCTGGTGGTGGTGGTGCCGGTGGATGCGAAGCGCTCGCCGGGCAAGCCCGAGGACCTGAAGGGCGTGAAGCGGCTGTCGCTGGCGGACCCGGCGTTGGTGCCCGCGGGCCTCTACGCGAAGGCGTGGTTGGAGAAGGTGGGCCTGTGGAAGGACGTGACGTCCAAGGTCGTGCCCGCGCTGGATGTCCGGGGCGCGCTCGCGGCGGTGGAGGCGGGGCGCGTGGACGCGGGTGTGGTGTACGCGACGGACGCGGCGCAGTCGAAGAAGGTGCGCGTGGCGTTCGAGGTGCCGACGGCGGATGCGCCGCGCATCGTCTACCCGGTGGCGGTGCTGACGAAGGGCAAGTCGCCGGAGGCGGGGCGGGCCTTCGTGCGCTTCCTCCAGTCGGAGCCGGCGAGAGCGGCCTTCGCGCGGCATGGCTTCGTCGTGCTAGCGAGTGACACGGAGACTCGCGCGCGGTGA
- the modC gene encoding molybdenum ABC transporter ATP-binding protein: protein MSLELSVRLPLARFTLEVDARLEGASVAVLGRSGSGKTSLLEVLAGLRRGARGRVVVDGRVLLDSAARVEMPPEARRMGYVPQDALLFPHLTAEENVRYGARTGRSSRVDEAVALLELGPLLHRYPATLSGGEKQRVALARALATDPALLLLDEPLAALDVTLKERVLPYLLRVRDEARVPMLYVTHQLGEARVLAKEALLLEDGRVRAVGLASQVLGASARGLLASEAEGEENILEGVLERPEPGGTRLRVTEALALWVPDAPELADGARAAYAVPAGDILLSMGPLSGVSARNVLAGTVVGLEDAGMGEQAATVDVSGVRWVVRLTGTSVRELAVVPGVRVHLAVKTAACRRLR from the coding sequence GTGAGCCTGGAGTTGTCCGTCCGCCTGCCCCTGGCGCGCTTCACGTTGGAAGTGGATGCGCGCCTGGAGGGCGCGTCCGTCGCGGTGCTGGGGCGCTCGGGCTCCGGAAAGACGTCGCTGCTCGAGGTGCTCGCGGGACTCCGCCGGGGCGCGCGAGGGCGCGTCGTCGTGGATGGGCGCGTGTTGTTGGACAGCGCCGCGCGCGTGGAGATGCCTCCGGAAGCGCGGCGCATGGGCTATGTGCCGCAGGACGCGCTGCTGTTCCCCCACCTCACGGCGGAAGAGAACGTGCGCTACGGCGCGCGCACGGGAAGGTCCTCGCGCGTGGACGAAGCCGTGGCCCTGTTGGAGTTGGGGCCGCTGCTCCATCGCTATCCGGCGACGCTGTCGGGAGGAGAGAAGCAGCGCGTGGCGCTGGCGCGAGCGCTGGCCACGGACCCGGCGCTGCTGCTGCTCGACGAGCCCTTGGCCGCGCTGGATGTGACGCTGAAGGAGCGGGTGCTGCCCTACCTGCTGCGCGTGCGCGACGAAGCCCGGGTGCCGATGTTGTACGTGACGCACCAGTTGGGCGAAGCGCGTGTGCTGGCGAAGGAAGCGCTGCTGCTGGAGGACGGCCGCGTGCGCGCGGTGGGCCTCGCGTCCCAGGTGCTGGGGGCCTCGGCGCGAGGGCTCCTGGCGTCCGAAGCGGAAGGCGAGGAGAACATCCTCGAGGGAGTCCTGGAGCGCCCCGAGCCGGGAGGCACCCGCTTGCGTGTCACGGAGGCCCTGGCGTTGTGGGTGCCGGACGCGCCGGAGCTCGCGGACGGAGCACGCGCGGCCTACGCGGTGCCGGCGGGAGACATCCTCCTGTCCATGGGCCCGCTGTCGGGCGTGTCCGCGCGCAACGTGCTCGCGGGCACGGTGGTGGGCTTGGAGGACGCGGGGATGGGGGAGCAGGCCGCGACGGTGGACGTGTCCGGCGTGCGCTGGGTGGTGCGGCTCACGGGGACGTCCGTGCGCGAGCTGGCCGTCGTCCCCGGAGTCCGTGTCCACCTGGCGGTGAAGACGGCCGCGTGCCGCAGGCTGCGATAG
- a CDS encoding DUF4336 domain-containing protein, with translation MLRTTPMFHAVAGQVHTLSIPFRMGAFDLGGRMTLIRLPDGGLWVHSPVAMTPELRAAVDALGPVRFLVAPNLMHHLKVGDWAAAYPEAKVMAPAGLRRKRPDLRIDVELESGPAVEGIEQVAVRGMPMLDEFVFFHRPSKTVLLTDMSFNIHRSGSWLTRMYLKLNSAWQRLSPTIITKMVIKDRPAVRASLDQVLAWDIQRVLVCHGDVMEQGAPDALREAFQRLAK, from the coding sequence ATGCTGAGGACGACCCCCATGTTTCATGCGGTGGCAGGCCAGGTCCACACCCTGAGCATCCCCTTCCGGATGGGAGCCTTCGACCTGGGAGGCCGGATGACGCTCATCCGCCTGCCGGACGGAGGACTCTGGGTGCATTCGCCCGTCGCGATGACGCCCGAATTGCGCGCGGCGGTGGACGCGCTGGGGCCCGTGCGGTTCCTGGTGGCGCCCAACCTGATGCACCACCTGAAGGTGGGGGACTGGGCGGCGGCGTATCCGGAGGCGAAGGTGATGGCGCCCGCGGGGCTGCGCCGCAAGCGGCCCGACCTGCGCATCGACGTGGAGCTGGAGAGCGGTCCGGCGGTGGAAGGCATCGAGCAGGTGGCCGTGCGCGGCATGCCGATGCTGGACGAGTTCGTGTTCTTCCACCGCCCCAGCAAGACGGTGCTGCTCACGGACATGTCCTTCAACATCCACCGCTCGGGCTCGTGGCTCACCCGGATGTACTTGAAGCTGAATAGCGCCTGGCAGCGGCTGTCGCCCACCATCATCACCAAGATGGTCATCAAGGACCGGCCCGCGGTGCGCGCGTCCCTGGACCAGGTGCTGGCGTGGGACATCCAGCGGGTGCTGGTGTGTCACGGGGATGTGATGGAGCAGGGTGCACCGGATGCGCTGCGCGAGGCCTTCCAGCGACTCGCGAAGTGA
- a CDS encoding MarR family winged helix-turn-helix transcriptional regulator: protein MSRNIHPKEDEDISADVLKLQQLLLALGRRRSLRDPIASTCEQLQFTPPQVHALLWLGQDGSLTMGELARRLGVTEKTVTGLVDRLEREGHLLRERSASDRRVVRCRLTPEGLQTYQKLERFMVQGMGQLLNILDAGDRKALFRILEKLLRRMDTLPATATAPGTRERSA, encoded by the coding sequence GTGTCACGGAATATCCACCCCAAAGAGGATGAAGACATCTCAGCGGACGTGCTGAAGCTCCAGCAGCTGCTGCTCGCGCTGGGTCGGCGCCGTTCGCTCCGTGACCCCATCGCCAGCACCTGCGAGCAGCTCCAGTTCACCCCACCGCAGGTGCATGCCCTGCTCTGGCTGGGCCAGGATGGCTCGCTCACCATGGGCGAGCTCGCCCGCCGGCTGGGTGTCACCGAGAAGACAGTCACGGGCCTGGTCGACCGCCTGGAGCGGGAGGGCCACCTGCTGCGCGAGCGCAGCGCGTCCGACCGCCGCGTCGTCCGCTGCCGGCTCACCCCCGAGGGGCTCCAGACCTACCAGAAGCTGGAGCGCTTCATGGTCCAGGGCATGGGCCAGTTGCTGAACATCCTCGACGCGGGAGACCGCAAGGCCCTCTTCCGCATCCTCGAGAAGCTCCTGCGCCGCATGGACACCCTGCCCGCGACGGCCACCGCCCCAGGCACGCGCGAGCGCTCGGCCTGA
- the modB gene encoding molybdate ABC transporter permease subunit has translation MTDTTGLVLFTLTVAAVATLVILPPGVAVAYALARWRGPGRGVVDTLLSLPLVLPPTAVGLVLLELLGRNGPVGRVLDEMGVEVVFTPGAVVLASAVMAFPLLVRSARSGFEEVDPRLVAVARTLGDSRARAFFRVTLPLAWRGVAVGALLAFSRALGEFGATVLVAGNIPGRTQTLSLAIFQHTQLGQDAQALRLAGIAAVLAFVAVYATEGLTRLRGRRVRA, from the coding sequence GTGACGGACACGACGGGATTGGTACTCTTCACGTTGACGGTGGCGGCGGTGGCCACGCTCGTCATCCTTCCGCCCGGAGTCGCCGTGGCCTATGCGCTGGCGCGCTGGCGAGGCCCGGGGCGAGGCGTGGTGGACACGCTGCTCTCGCTGCCGCTGGTGCTGCCTCCCACGGCGGTGGGCCTGGTGCTGTTGGAGTTGCTCGGTCGCAACGGGCCGGTGGGGCGCGTGCTGGATGAGATGGGCGTGGAGGTGGTGTTCACGCCGGGCGCGGTGGTGCTGGCCAGCGCGGTGATGGCGTTTCCGCTGCTGGTTCGCTCGGCGCGCTCGGGCTTCGAGGAGGTGGACCCTCGACTGGTGGCGGTGGCGCGGACGCTGGGCGACTCGCGGGCGCGGGCGTTCTTCCGCGTGACGTTGCCCCTGGCCTGGCGCGGCGTGGCGGTGGGGGCGCTCCTCGCGTTCTCCCGCGCGCTCGGCGAGTTCGGTGCGACGGTGCTGGTGGCGGGGAACATCCCGGGGCGCACGCAGACGCTGTCGCTGGCCATCTTCCAGCACACGCAACTGGGACAGGACGCGCAGGCGCTCCGGCTGGCGGGAATCGCGGCGGTGCTCGCGTTCGTCGCGGTGTACGCGACCGAGGGCCTGACGCGATTGCGGGGACGGCGGGTGCGCGCGTGA